Proteins from one Belonocnema kinseyi isolate 2016_QV_RU_SX_M_011 chromosome 8, B_treatae_v1, whole genome shotgun sequence genomic window:
- the LOC117178951 gene encoding E3 ubiquitin-protein ligase RNF126 isoform X4: MAEAVVENPLLLQRFFCHECNSEVEHLLPNYTCPLCSGGFIEELENGGNDSSSGMDIGSEDADIDVDITGFNFPDQYHYDQDQDTVHTSGHMVSGSQSSAGAGGRGCRRRPYQPRSSMESRTFNPGLHGTSNNRSRQQDMPLTIDNLLHDFIFNLSGVGFGLPAQQGVGIPPIFNVRLLMGNPGDYVWGRDGLDAIVTQLLNQMDCTGPPPLPKKQIEEIPTTAVSQIQVDSKLQCSVCWEDFQLSEPVKQLPCQHFYHAPCIIPWLELHGTCPICRQSLGEQNTAEANQDTVGPSLAALFRAANESSSSRSPSTSSTDSNSRNDSSNEI; this comes from the exons ATGGCTGAAGCCGTTGTCGAAAATCCTCTACTTCTTCAACGTTTTTTTTGTCATGAATGCAATTCTGAAGTGGAACACTTGCTACCC AATTATACGTGTCCACTCTGCTCAGGCGGCTTCATAGAAGAATTAGAAAATGGGGGGAATGACAGTAGTTCGGGGATGGATATAGGTAGTGAAGATGCTGACATTGATGTTGATATTACAGGATTCAAT TTTCCAGATCAGTATCACTATGATCAAGACCAGGATACAGTTCACACATCGGGACACATGGTATCTGGCTCCCAGTCGTCAGCTGGAGCAGGAGGAAGAGGATGTAGGAGAAGACCATACCAGCCACGATCCTCGATGGAATCTCGCACCTTTAATCCTGGACTTCACGGTACCAG caaCAATCGTAGCCGACAGCAGGATATGCCATTGACGATTGACAATTTATTGCACGATTTCATCTTCAATCTTTCCGGAGTTGGATTTGGTTTACCAGCACAGCAAGGAGTGGGAATACCACCAAT attCAATGTTAGACTGCTGATGGGGAATCCCGGAGATTACGTGTGGGGTCGAGATGGTTTAGACGCGATTGTTACACAATTGCTGAATCAAATGGACTGTACAGGGCCACCACCCCTACCTAAAAAACAGATTGAAGAAATTCCTACAACGGCCGTATCTCAAATTCAAGTTG ATAGCAAATTACAATGTTCAGTCTGTTGGGAAGACTTTCAGCTCTCTGAACCCGTAAAGCAGCTTCCATGTCAGCATTTTTATCATGCACCGTGTATTATTCCATGGCTGGAACTG caTGGAACGTGTCCAATCTGCAGACAAAGTTTGGGAGAACAGAATACGGCTGAGGCAAATCAAGATACGGTTGGACCAAGTTTAGCTGCTCTGTTCAG AGCTGCAAATGAATCCAGTAGTAGCAGGTCACCATCGACTTCCTCGACAGACAGCAACTCGAGAAACGATTCCTCTAATGAAATTTGA
- the LOC117178951 gene encoding E3 ubiquitin-protein ligase RNF126 isoform X2, translating to MAEAVVENPLLLQRFFCHECNSEVEHLLPNYTCPLCSGGFIEELENGGNDSSSGMDIGSEDADIDVDITGFNFPDQYHYDQDQDTVHTSGHMVSGSQSSAGAGGRGCRRRPYQPRSSMESRTFNPGLHGTRYHRNNVNRNNRSRQQDMPLTIDNLLHDFIFNLSGVGFGLPAQQGVGIPPIFNVRLLMGNPGDYVWGRDGLDAIVTQLLNQMDCTGPPPLPKKQIEEIPTTAVSQIQVDSKLQCSVCWEDFQLSEPVKQLPCQHFYHAPCIIPWLELHGTCPICRQSLGEQNTAEANQDTVGPSLAALFRAANESSSSRSPSTSSTDSNSRNDSSNEI from the exons ATGGCTGAAGCCGTTGTCGAAAATCCTCTACTTCTTCAACGTTTTTTTTGTCATGAATGCAATTCTGAAGTGGAACACTTGCTACCC AATTATACGTGTCCACTCTGCTCAGGCGGCTTCATAGAAGAATTAGAAAATGGGGGGAATGACAGTAGTTCGGGGATGGATATAGGTAGTGAAGATGCTGACATTGATGTTGATATTACAGGATTCAAT TTTCCAGATCAGTATCACTATGATCAAGACCAGGATACAGTTCACACATCGGGACACATGGTATCTGGCTCCCAGTCGTCAGCTGGAGCAGGAGGAAGAGGATGTAGGAGAAGACCATACCAGCCACGATCCTCGATGGAATCTCGCACCTTTAATCCTGGACTTCACGGTACCAGGTATCATCGTAATAACGTAAATCG caaCAATCGTAGCCGACAGCAGGATATGCCATTGACGATTGACAATTTATTGCACGATTTCATCTTCAATCTTTCCGGAGTTGGATTTGGTTTACCAGCACAGCAAGGAGTGGGAATACCACCAAT attCAATGTTAGACTGCTGATGGGGAATCCCGGAGATTACGTGTGGGGTCGAGATGGTTTAGACGCGATTGTTACACAATTGCTGAATCAAATGGACTGTACAGGGCCACCACCCCTACCTAAAAAACAGATTGAAGAAATTCCTACAACGGCCGTATCTCAAATTCAAGTTG ATAGCAAATTACAATGTTCAGTCTGTTGGGAAGACTTTCAGCTCTCTGAACCCGTAAAGCAGCTTCCATGTCAGCATTTTTATCATGCACCGTGTATTATTCCATGGCTGGAACTG caTGGAACGTGTCCAATCTGCAGACAAAGTTTGGGAGAACAGAATACGGCTGAGGCAAATCAAGATACGGTTGGACCAAGTTTAGCTGCTCTGTTCAG AGCTGCAAATGAATCCAGTAGTAGCAGGTCACCATCGACTTCCTCGACAGACAGCAACTCGAGAAACGATTCCTCTAATGAAATTTGA
- the LOC117178951 gene encoding E3 ubiquitin-protein ligase RNF126 isoform X3 — MAEAVVENPLLLQRFFCHECNSEVEHLLPNYTCPLCSGGFIEELENGGNDSSSGMDIGSEDADIDVDITGFNFPDQYHYDQDQDTVHTSGHMVSGSQSSAGAGGRGCRRRPYQPRSSMESRTFNPGLHGTRYHRNNVNRNNRSRQQDMPLTIDNLLHDFIFNLSGVGFGLPAQQGVGIPPILLMGNPGDYVWGRDGLDAIVTQLLNQMDCTGPPPLPKKQIEEIPTTAVSQIQVDSKLQCSVCWEDFQLSEPVKQLPCQHFYHAPCIIPWLELHGTCPICRQSLGEQNTAEANQDTVGPSLAALFRAANESSSSRSPSTSSTDSNSRNDSSNEI, encoded by the exons ATGGCTGAAGCCGTTGTCGAAAATCCTCTACTTCTTCAACGTTTTTTTTGTCATGAATGCAATTCTGAAGTGGAACACTTGCTACCC AATTATACGTGTCCACTCTGCTCAGGCGGCTTCATAGAAGAATTAGAAAATGGGGGGAATGACAGTAGTTCGGGGATGGATATAGGTAGTGAAGATGCTGACATTGATGTTGATATTACAGGATTCAAT TTTCCAGATCAGTATCACTATGATCAAGACCAGGATACAGTTCACACATCGGGACACATGGTATCTGGCTCCCAGTCGTCAGCTGGAGCAGGAGGAAGAGGATGTAGGAGAAGACCATACCAGCCACGATCCTCGATGGAATCTCGCACCTTTAATCCTGGACTTCACGGTACCAGGTATCATCGTAATAACGTAAATCG caaCAATCGTAGCCGACAGCAGGATATGCCATTGACGATTGACAATTTATTGCACGATTTCATCTTCAATCTTTCCGGAGTTGGATTTGGTTTACCAGCACAGCAAGGAGTGGGAATACCACCAAT ACTGCTGATGGGGAATCCCGGAGATTACGTGTGGGGTCGAGATGGTTTAGACGCGATTGTTACACAATTGCTGAATCAAATGGACTGTACAGGGCCACCACCCCTACCTAAAAAACAGATTGAAGAAATTCCTACAACGGCCGTATCTCAAATTCAAGTTG ATAGCAAATTACAATGTTCAGTCTGTTGGGAAGACTTTCAGCTCTCTGAACCCGTAAAGCAGCTTCCATGTCAGCATTTTTATCATGCACCGTGTATTATTCCATGGCTGGAACTG caTGGAACGTGTCCAATCTGCAGACAAAGTTTGGGAGAACAGAATACGGCTGAGGCAAATCAAGATACGGTTGGACCAAGTTTAGCTGCTCTGTTCAG AGCTGCAAATGAATCCAGTAGTAGCAGGTCACCATCGACTTCCTCGACAGACAGCAACTCGAGAAACGATTCCTCTAATGAAATTTGA